The Theileria annulata chromosome 2, complete sequence, *** SEQUENCING IN PROGRESS *** genomic sequence AGTATCACGGGTGGGAGGACAGAGTTTACCCGGCCTACGTGCTTACCAAGAGCGGAAAATGGAAGGAAGAGAGAACCTATTACTGGGAGAAGAATATTACCACTGGTCACCTCAGGATCATTCTCGACGACGTTCTTTCTGACGTGAAGGACATCGTCGAGCAAGAAAAGGGCAAGGGCACGAACTCCGTGGAGGAAGACGACGAAAAAAGAACCAGGGAGTTTGAGTTTTTCGAGGGGGACAAGTTGCGTGGGAAAAAATCGGATTTTAAGTCCATTTCAGTCCCTTTGGGCTTTCTGgtcttacacattttttacattttgGCACTTGGGTAGGTGAGTTGGCGTACTGCTTGAGTTTGTTCTGCTCAGGTTCATCTttttaaagaattattGTTAAAGGGCAAGTATTTTGGAGTTCTCATGTTCCAGAATCCAAACAAACGGTAAATCCGTGACCCCATAGTAATTAACACACCAACACTGCAGTGCACTAATATCATAAATTTACTTTCAATACTCTTAGTTATCCAATCatgaataaatattttaaggTTTTCTTTTTTGTCCTCTTGACACACGCACTGAAGTCCTCCCTCATCTTTGGGCAGGCCACTTTACAAAAAGGTCTCTCTCTTGATATTGACAAAGATTCAACTGCCACTGACAGACTTGTCGTGAAACACCTTGACAGTGACAAGCAAGGATATAAGGTATACACATTCAAGAAAGAGGGCTGGGAATACGTTAATGTGAAACATGTTTACTTCGGCGAGCGTCTCTTGAGAGTTGGCAGGGACAATGATATGAGGTGTGACTTCGTACACTATGTGAAGGTCTTCTGGAAAGGTGATGTTGCTCCTTTCTTCATCAAGATGAATTATTACAACTGGGCCTGGGTCTCCACAAGGCTTCACTTCAAGCTCAACCCTGATCTTACCTGGACTGAGGTTACTGTTCTCACTCTTGATGAAAACGCTGAGCAGGGTTTCACTACTCTTTTCAAGCAGAAATTGGACGAATTTGCTTCTCAGGTCGGTGATGACGTCCTTGCCAAATACAAGCCCTTCGTTGATGATCCCAACAAGAAGAGGTTCGACCTTAAAGCCACCGATGAGAAGGAGGAGACCAGTAAGAAGAAGTACGTCCTCATGGTTGTTGTTGTTGTCGTCTTCGTTGTTGTTGCATCTCTCGTTGTCTTCCTTGTTAAATTCTGCCTCAAATAATCTTTCCAAACCCCTCGATCTCACACACTAACGTATTAACATCTAGTATTGTGCCCTTAACAATACTTCATGgtttaatatactattactTCCTTTTGACTATATGTTACTTGTACTTTTCAAATCTTAGCCACTCGATTCCAAATATACGAATTCTTTTTGGCTCCTTTTTTATTGTTCATACTTTAAAGCCTTTAAAGTCTAAATGTTTAAAAGTACAATACTGCAATATTTCAAACTATCCCTGGAAATATGTTCTCAACCATTCTGAAATCGCAATAAGCCCTTTAAGTgcttaatattttttaaaaacaaaaaacTTCCCAAAATATCCACCTAAGGTATGCTGAACTATACAGATATCCTACGCCTCTTACACTTACCTttcaaaaatttataaCCTTCACAATTCATCCAATTTTAGGTTCTCTATAAAAAATCAGACCAAAATTACATcgaaaatttaaatttactcTTTTCTTTTACTCAGATCTTGAAATTCAATTCGACAACACACTATGTCATCACAGGTTATATTATGTTTTGTTTATTCTGATGTTCAAAAATTTGTCAttttatagaaaatataaataaaatcactttattaaatcaaagttatggaaaatgaaaattattttcatttagTCAATTCACTCATCCCATAGTTGATGGTAAATTAACTAGCCATTTCAAATTCCTTCTTTGATTTCTTCAACCATATCCTTTATAACTTAGtttaactattttacattGTTTTGTTCAGATTTTCCTCACTTAATGGGTCaggaatttgaaaaaaacAATGAGAAAAAACTCAAATTTAAGACAAACAAGCGGCACTTAGTTGCATCATAAACTTATAAAATCCctaaaaaatgaaaaaaattgACAAATTGGTCATTTTTTTTGCTcattagaatattttaacactGCTGAAAGTTGATAGATTCGGGGTTGATTTTAGACACATTAAACCATAACGGAAGTTTTCCCACCAACTTTAGACGCGGATTTTCACAAAATTGAGACATTATGTAATCAAAATAAGCAGAGCATAGGTCAAAGGTACTCCTACAGAGCCTATTGAGCCTAAATCAACTTATAGTTTTTTTATCACAATAAGCATCTCCTTGCACATTGATATGGCATGCCCAACACTACACACTAGATGTTCACGTCCCCATCATCATTCACAAAACATTTGTTACGACTTTGATTCTCTGCTTTTAATCCTCCTGAAAATGCACATTCGCTCACTCTTACTTTTCTTGCTGGCAAGTTTTGCAGCTTTTGCTCTCGCTGGTCAATCTGAAAGCACTCCTGAAAAGGAACCTCTCATTGAACCCAAAAGTCCTGAATCCGAAGGAGAAACCAATACTGGAGAGCAAGCCCAAAGTGATGGAGAAACACAAGGCCAAACACAGCAAGGAGCCAAACAGAAAACTACCAAGGGATCGTTTATGACTGCTCCCAAGCTTCTGGCACTCAGCCTAATGACGCTCCTGAGCTTATAACCACTCCTTAATATTCTATCAATACACGTTActtattacattttaacaattatatatattaatatttagtCTCAAGTTTATATATGCTAACTGTACATTTCATTTGAGCCCGTGATAGGTGAAATACAAATGTATCATGGCCTAATTACCGTAAATAAGGTCaaattaatagtatttattacactaattatttataattaagtattAAGCgaaaaaataagaaaataaattgaaaacAGATTACTATTGTTTGAACCTTTTTTTGTCATTGTTAAAGGTCGGCTTAAAAAGTTTACGCTTCTGATTCCCATCGGAAAGTAATTgtactaatttattttcaacatattttttattttcaagaGCAACTGTGGGCTTGTCAGATTCTCCAAGCGCGTCGACCCTCACACAGAGAGCGAGCTTAGCTGCAAGAATTCTAGAGATTTTACCCTTATGTTTTGGAGAAGTCTGTCCTACGAGACCAGCATGGTATATTATGCCGTATTTGGGAGTGTTAGACCTTGTTTTAAGGGCCCTGAAAAGAGCCTTTTCAGCACCAAGGATCTGGACAGTAGAAGCAGGGTGCTTAGCTAGATTCATTAGTGAACCACTATGAGAAAGCAACCTGGCGGCAATAAGCTCACCTACCATGTAAGTGAGATTAGGTGCAATCACATTCATGCGATACTTGAGGTACTGCTCCAAAGTTTGTCGGTATTCCAGAAGCTCCTCGAGTCTAGTTGCAAGTTCAGTAATAGACTCCAAATCGTCCTTAAAAATCTCACTGCCCATCGAAATCTCAGATGCCTGTAAAATCTCCTTGCAAACATCATCAGGCAGTAAATCAGAGAGTTTAGCATTTTTAGCGTTTTCCCGCATACCTATCATTTTTACTACTTTGGCGTACAAAAGATTATCTGACACGATTTTGTCAAGCTCTGGAAAGTGCCAACCGTACCACTCCTTAAGTCTCATTCCAAACTTGTTGACTTCTCGATCTAGGTCGTCTAACAGGCCTATAGCCTGAACTATCATGACATCGACCTTGTCAGGGCTGAATTTAAGCTTAAATCTGGTCAAAGAATGCGATAAACTGAGTGCCATAGACCTTGTGTCCTCTTCTGAAAGCCCAGTTACAAGCTCATGGAACTGCATACGAAGTCCACGAATTATTTCACTAGTCTTCGGGTTGAAGCAGACGTTTATGTTCAGCTTGTTCTGGATTTCCATCCCCAGAGCCTTGTCACAAATTGCCAACTCATCAGTCAAGGACTTGTTCAGAATATTCTTGGTCAGGAATTTACGGAGACCTTTTCCCAATCGGGACTCTATCAAACAGTTTGCTTCTTTCACGGCATCTTCGCTATTTTTAAACTTCATGAATGACTTCAAACATACACTAAGGAATTATAAAATCatgtaaataaaaataacggaatttatttaaaatttaaatctatGGAGTAGAATGTTGCCATTAACTATTTAGGAGAAATTATATAGAGAAAAATACGATGATTTTGCCGTATCTGAGTCTTCAAAGTATTTATAAACTTCTTCCGCGCTGCATTCTAACATTTTATCGTTCGTTAATTTAAATAGGCCGTAGCCGGCCGGCGTCTCGAGTAGCA encodes the following:
- a CDS encoding uncharacterized protein (chr2.C.cand.220 - hypothetical protein, signal peptide transmembrane, low similarity to ts-chitose type 23 kDa piroplasm surface protein;~2 probable transmembrane helices predicted for TA13815 by TMHMM2.0 at aa 4-21 and 195-212;~Signal peptide predicted for TA13815 by SignalP 2.0 HMM (Signal peptide probability 0.975, signal anchor probability 0.012) with cleavage site probability 0.664 between residues 16 and 17;~GPI-Anchor Signal predicted for TA13815 by DGPI v2.04, no cleavage site predicted); its protein translation is MSILFTFICASVLVGAYYVSVDIDWRATDSSSTHMITNNKTKELCPDGYTKFVAERPDCFSVSGVRLGNQSIQVDGSDIVLHYIYGIESYWKYNTPIMIRFKKYHGWEDRVYPAYVLTKSGKWKEERTYYWEKNITTGHLRIILDDVLSDVKDIVEQEKGKGTNSVEEDDEKRTREFEFFEGDKLRGKKSDFKSISVPLGFLVLHIFYILALG
- a CDS encoding ts-chitose type 23 kDa piroplasm surface-like protein, putative (chr2.C.cand.221 - ts-chitose type 23 kDa piroplasm surface protein, signal peptide, transmembrane;~1 probable transmembrane helix predicted for TA13810 by TMHMM2.0 at aa 204-226;~Signal peptide predicted for TA13810 by SignalP 2.0 HMM (Signal peptide probability 0.930, signal anchor probability 0.000) with cleavage site probability 0.401 between residues 24 and 25;~GPI-Anchor Signal predicted for TA13810 by DGPI v2.04, no cleavage site predicted), producing the protein MNKYFKVFFFVLLTHALKSSLIFGQATLQKGLSLDIDKDSTATDRLVVKHLDSDKQGYKVYTFKKEGWEYVNVKHVYFGERLLRVGRDNDMRCDFVHYVKVFWKGDVAPFFIKMNYYNWAWVSTRLHFKLNPDLTWTEVTVLTLDENAEQGFTTLFKQKLDEFASQVGDDVLAKYKPFVDDPNKKRFDLKATDEKEETSKKKYVLMVVVVVVFVVVASLVVFLVKFCLK
- a CDS encoding nucleolar protein nop5, putative (PF01798 Putative snoRNA binding domain), producing the protein MLMLLETPAGYGLFKLTNDKMLECSAEEVYKYFEDSDTAKSSVCLKSFMKFKNSEDAVKEANCLIESRLGKGLRKFLTKNILNKSLTDELAICDKALGMEIQNKLNINVCFNPKTSEIIRGLRMQFHELVTGLSEEDTRSMALSLSHSLTRFKLKFSPDKVDVMIVQAIGLLDDLDREVNKFGMRLKEWYGWHFPELDKIVSDNLLYAKVVKMIGMRENAKNAKLSDLLPDDVCKEILQASEISMGSEIFKDDLESITELATRLEELLEYRQTLEQYLKYRMNVIAPNLTYMVGELIAARLLSHSGSLMNLAKHPASTVQILGAEKALFRALKTRSNTPKYGIIYHAGLVGQTSPKHKGKISRILAAKLALCVRVDALGESDKPTVALENKKYVENKLVQLLSDGNQKRKLFKPTFNNDKKRILRSGYKLRSVIRLSARSLGAVINDPLVVFCLAPCCVWPCVSPSLWACSPVLVSPSDSGLLGSMRGSFSGVLSD